Proteins encoded within one genomic window of Anopheles gambiae chromosome 3, idAnoGambNW_F1_1, whole genome shotgun sequence:
- the LOC5668250 gene encoding serine-rich adhesin for platelets isoform X2 codes for MAADSDGDQQKRTNSSSKRRNAGNEGSRSRGCTNSSSNSSSNSSNSVSEIQSNDSTLKAVVICEGNLHDPDFPARLESLVESLTTLVEEKQPDEGGKEKSDSGKLTVDKVEPWNSVRVTLSIPKEAAVRLRRLAAEGNSALRALGILSVQLEGETVLSLRLAGQQEIVLRTDNSAVDGAVAGNSTGGLGELARVLSQQQQQPQPNSSGVVLQGHSQGVYAQPMIPAQQQQQQQHLLHMQQQHQLQLQQQQLLHGTAAVDGLPGPSTSKVVHPNLPKPLSNGPLPMDTVGASGGGSGIFKSPNTICPMDGKVPAHVPNVVDACEYPFESMTQARVIQRRENTLGLNSSGGAVTVGPSIAPVSGVGIGAVKQPSNGSFVPPVGTGAVPPPPPYQSAVGTGSVVAKENLAAAAPAAVVGTTMPIPVGTASAGNNVAMSSPLLVNLLQNENSQQQAGPSQQQQQQQQQQQQQQQQQLQQQQLQLQQQQQQQLMRSVGQPILKQELLIASGTGGGGMVKSGVIPNIPPSATMLSQQAVGGGSPIVPSDNDTSVHGVVMGGGALKSGSTVNHQVVSVNQQQQQQHLVHHPVIGGASTMGAPMVSARAATVSVVAHQQQQQLTLVNSGSPLRGAAPTTVPGVSGVMLSASSVNRSNNMTAMTAAVTTGAVSSATNSNDSNSNNQSVLNVSPSSLVTPPLSVPSNSNSSSSSNTTSTMNTIKMQRYSLVAGPSTSGGPVAVGIGPAVRAPQQQQQQQQQQQQQQQQQHQQLAIPSGGGGGNVMLAANNRAPVMGPQSSHGHPQGMRPPPSPTAFQLQDQMQMQQPQHSQQQLNRFPVQQQQQQQLPFRQPNPMPLSHQQQQQQGLQSVGYTQRWPTLPMDSATKSGYQEFARFQMQYNLSQQQLNKPTAALGQPQQQQQSHSLDGVSPSVATSPSVGADSLELGNCLVDLPDLAKNDLDSLLPSDLDSAFLDTKLDDLDDLDLMDQQQHHHTLLGPASLQQPADISTVPGTLLGGASVNQAVATGLSGLPMGAPGGGGTTLSDAQLRERRWKAQLLINPLTGELEETQVEEGTEESENGGKAGGRQSSKMGAVRGNDFPPEIPNSLYSDDDTTGSVGGLSSSRLFSDASDSERPSPSTAGSVAMDAGSLAPGSNANMGNAVYGGAPIVPSTSVATGSGIGSNVTSSANVAVPQMVVSTGKPVKHKKERAKPVKAKDKLKSPVAAKDKPKEKTKASLKTVVKQKAKVLSTSVLLVDAAGSGDSPSKNGTELKLRLKLEKPDSIGVRESGLGSRSGGISALPPSLTVASTGSMPAASANASVDRLTVDSDGTALLTSLQLNPASQSQQFIAATSVPSAVTNAMGSISGGSSFVSVPAPLVANAAGNSGNTGSTNSIGTAVQTSSPAGEELRVPPLHISLRGKNSVVIKNSRKDRKKSQSGGEDDSSDGGGVAKRSTFSKRNSIDLNAPISSMVAVTAGPTVSLSPPAYQNHTAGSSKMTVSDVQSSTDQTSEAQLGSQKRAASDAGHSNATATGGSSGSTSSAGHSPNGYVCPEKKRRLSNGGSSISLTASGGTIAASTVSTVSGTSIDNTASSNSSSSGAETASTPTTVTTSVQEINDIYESIVTTSESVPIGSTNVGTVPPTNLLQSATKNSKSSGANNANSNGSNNINNNNININNNGGSYGKTQKNLVKASVDGVAVGAATAPQSQPATVDALPSAAEDCKKGDSAAVTLASSPSSSAEAASVNSGSTTAERNNIITTTIITTTATNTTTTTTSTSSEKSSTVLESHPSGQQHCGEEESPQQNTLNKINTSIVHHDHQHHHHHSDQEHHSKNRPPEQLLVDVPLEDSGKNSKQQDSNTADGAIADVLPLDAPPPTAAEKGTNPSSTSSSPHSPGTANAVCTTAGSASSTGTMATAATVAAGVVLGVNHHLLGHTNVRGSPGSQAQGEDSGIESMDALSEKSPHQLSSHSPQGSHSSSGTGSNVMNSSSSTNSNSSTLEGKQMPSVDSPQCDEKMLEGNGADVVAVRSEKSGSPKDGKELATTPLLDGSMEHYNDIEAALAKMEGLNDLAVAISCSGADAKLNGDHSILLKPGDLLDHNHHETLESMDQTNLRKILDIDVEDDRKQQSIIDPESLLNDVTHLNTNQSSEEKQGIKLTKDDDTKIQNHHQHQQQQQLLSDTTMIKKKSVAEKRDAIGSSKTKTSVKAAGVAGREKHTQQPQQQQQSQQSQQSQQHLSPSESIETEGKLLAKHIVGNNNLPEEEHKMSPVTTNAALDAKVSSDVDGSISATQKSVDECGNNSKNIPSVKSECDSKVIMLVDDKKLLVKSDPDEAIVSSVKKSLRKSSDERQSVTVVATATTPAVCTAAAAADAVAVAPVTAETTTSVTEKLESSSSSSSSPTPTAAQPSATASPVEMKADPKSPDSADPHIDLKPRHEQPPLYSYSSEKARERRTAAAASDGIQSSANGSARSDARSRRNSSVTSLPAEGSETHPSVDSENESPSRAPASKKSPSANSTGMEDDNTTIGGSSTRTSKASEQSGASSKSAADGHSTSEQQQGKEMLTQLSIEIPSNSDSGEHRIRTRASSKLESPLELPPRQSPSAATSVGHDSHGSSAVATTGAGASNATHSGSSAISASKNCSSAGTAGGTAKQNASAVTSNAAGGGSVATAAGATIGNDRQSPKSAANAIRPAAANKRKRQGSESSNQSGVSDDIPTRAKKSRKATTATDPGTAVHSETPKPALRRSADNTLAKGRMSRKAANAAAAAAAAAAAAASTAPPTVTIVADSSDSDEPLIEIAAAAAAAAAATGSGDKGAHSAVSSGASESTIPPSSASLPKGTAPTTNQSTSGGGGSGEKEKSLRNHHSKNASGVKQQGGIAPPPSSTASSPELTTSTMTAASSITPTSNATGSNGPTHNANASPGSDSAGGGGGGTQKSATNSIGGVPSTPATVGTSADEKISTRRSVRMTSSTLSTAAMNNKAKAAANALLQQNSTAATTNNIDSNHHGNSTTVNNNAVVNDVAGAGGLSAAAAGHADGASSGGLSSGGANGNHSSKVVNHVNHHHVGTGLKGSGTSGGVEAIETGTATELRRKTRSAAGLEVTVTEGRRRRISRDSK; via the exons ATGGCGGCCGATAGTGACGGTGATCAACAGAAACGGACAAACAGTAGTAGCAAGCGTAGAAATGCCGGTAACGAAGGAAGCCGAAGCAGAGGctgcaccaacagcagcagcaacagcagcagcaacagcagcaatagtGTCAGTGAAATTCAAAGCAATGACAGCACTTTAAAGGCGGTTGTCATATGCGAAGGGAACCTGCACGATCCAGACTTTCCGGCACGACTCGAAAGCCTGGTAGAAAGTCTCACAACGCTGGTGGAGGAAAAACAGCCGGACGAGGGTGGAAAGGAAAAGTCCGATTCCGGGAAGCTTACGGTCGATAAG GTGGAACCATGGAACAGTGTGCGAGTTACCCTCTCAATACCGAAGGAAGCGGCGGTACGACTGCGGAGGCTCGCAGCCGAAGGAAACAGTGCACTACGGGCCCTAGGCATTCTGTCGGTGCAGCTGGAAGGAGAGACGGTTCTATCGTTGCGGTTAGCCGGGCAGCAGGAAATTGTTTTGCGGACTG ATAACTCTGCGGTTGATGGAGCGGTTGCAGGAAACAGCACTGGCGGTTTGGGTGAGCTGGCTCGGGTTTTgtcccagcagcaacagcaaccccAGCCAAATTCGTCGGGTGTCGTCTTGCAAGGGCATTCCCAGGGTGTCTACGCTCAGCCAATGATTCcggcgcaacagcagcagcagcaacagcacctgCTACACatgcaacaacagcaccaactacagctgcaacagcaacagctacTGCAcggcactgctgctgttgatggtttGCCCGGTCCCAGTACCTCTAAAGTCGTCCATCCAAACCTTCCGAAGCCTCTTAGCAATGGTCCATTGCCGATGGACACCGTGGGCGCTAGTGGAGGCGGGAGCGGAATATTCAAATCGCCAAACACTATCTGCCCGATGGACGGCAAGGTTCCAGCCCATGTGCCAAATGTGGTCGACGCCTGCGAATATCCGTTCGAAAGCATGACACAAGCAAGGGTAATACAGCGGCGCGAAAATACGCTCGGATTAAACAGCAGCGGTGGGGCGGTAACGGTTGGTCCGTCCATTGCCCCGGTGTCCGGTGTCGGCATAGGAGCAGTGAAACAACCATCGAATGGTTCGTTTGTACCACCGGTAGGCACTGGTGCAgttccaccaccgccgccataTCAATCCGCCGTCGGCACTGGAAGCGTTGTAGCGAAGGAGAACCTggcagctgctgctccggcTGCGGTCGTCGGAACCACGATGCCCATTCCGGTGGGCACGGCAAGCGCGGGCAACAATGTGGCCATGTCCAGTCCATTGCTGGTGAATTTGCTACAAAATGAAAACAGCCAGCAGCAAGCCGGTCcatcccagcagcagcagcaacagcagcagcagcagcaacagcagcagcagcagcaattgcagcagcagcaattgcagctgcagcaacagcaacagcagcagctgatgcGCAGTGTAGGACAGCCGATTTTGAAGCAGGAACTGCTGATTGCCAGTGGTACTGGGGGTGGAGGTATGGTGAAGAGCGGGGTCATTCCAAACATCCCACCGTCGGCGACGATGTTGTCGCAGCAAGCTGTCGGCGGCGGTAGTCCGATAGTGCCGAGTGACAATGATACAAGTGTGCACGGTGTCGTGATGGGAGGTGGAGCTCTCAAGAGTGGTAGCACGGTGAACCATCAAGTAGTGAGTGtaaatcagcagcagcagcaacaacatctaGTGCATCATCCAGTGATTGGCGGGGCATCCACGATGGGCGCACCCATGGTTTCGGCTAGGGCCGCTACAGTTTCGGTCGTTGctcaccagcaacagcagcagctgacgTTAGTGAACAGTGGCAGTCCTTTGCGTGGGGCTGCGCCCACAACAGTGCCAGGTGTGTCTGGCGTAATGCTCAGTGCTAGTAGTGTGAATAGAAGTAACAATATGACTGCGATGACAGCAGCAGTGACCACAGGTGCTGTGTCATCAGCAACCAATAGTAATGACAGTAACAGTAACAATCAGAGTGTGTTGAACGTGTCGCCTTCTTCTCTAGTAACTCCACCATTGTCAGTGCCTTCAAATAGcaacagcagtagtagcagcaacaccacctccaccaTGAACACCATTAAGATGCAAAGATATAGCCTCGTGGCGGGTCCATCGACGAGCGGTGGACCTGTGGCGGTGGGGATTGGCCCGGCCGTGAGAgctccacagcagcagcagcagcagcagcagcagcagcagcagcagcagcagcagcaacatcaacaactCGCGATACCCAGTGGAGGTGGCGGTGGCAATGTTATGCTAGCCGCTAACAATCGAGCACCTGTGATGGGACCACAGTCGTCGCATGGTCATCCTCAGGGAATGCGGCCACCCCCGTCTCCAACAGCGTTCCAGCTGCAGGACCAAATGCAAATGCAGCAGCCACAACATTCCCAGCAGCAACTGAACCGTTTTCcagttcagcagcagcaacagcaacagctacCTTTTCGACAGCCAAATCCAATGCCACTATcgcatcaacagcaacagcaacagggaCTGCAATCAGTCGGTTATACTCAACGGTGGCCAACGCTACCAATGGATTCGGCCACCAAGTCAGGCTACCAGGAGTTTGCACGCTTTCAGATGCAGTACAATCTCAGTCAACAACAATTGAACAAGCCCACAGCGGCGTTGGGAcaaccgcaacaacaacaacaatcccaTTCGCTGGACGGCGTTTCACCAAGCGTTGCCACGTccccaagcgttggtgccgaTTCGCTCGAGCTAGGCAATTGTCTGGTTGATCTGCCCGATCTGGCAAAGAACGACCTGGATTCGTTGCTACCGAGCGATCTGGACAGTGCATTTCTCGACACTAAGCTGGACGATCTAGACGATCTGGATCTGAtggatcagcagcagcatcaccacaCGCTGCTCGGTCCAGCGTCGTTGCAACAGCCGGCTGATATTTCGACTGTCCCGGGTACACTGCTTGGTGGTGCGTCCGTGAATCAGGCGGTGGCTACTGGACTTTCCGGGCTGCCGATGGGCGCTCCCGGCGGTGGTGGAACGACGTTGAGCGATGCGCAACTGCGCGAGCGCCGGTGGAAGGCACAGCTTCTGATCAACCCGCTAACGGGCGAGCTGGAAGAAACGCAAGTGGAAGAGGGTACTGAAGAATCGGAAAACGGTGGCAAAGCAGGTGGAAGGCAGAGCAGCAAGATGGGCGCGGTTCGTGGAAACGATTTCCCCCCCGAGATCCCTAACTCACTCTATTCGGACGACGACACTACGGGCAGCGTTGGTGGGCTTTCCTCGTCGCGGCTATTTTCGGATGCCAGCGATTCGGAACGTCCGTCGCCTTCTACAGCTGGTTCAGTAGCGATGGATGCTGGAAGCTTAGCACCGGGCAGTAACGCCAACATGGGCAATGCTGTGTATGGTGGTGCTCCCATTGTCCCTTCAACATCCGTTGCTACCGGAAGTGGTATTGGTAGCAATGTGACCAGTTCCGCCAATGTCGCTGTACCGCAGATGGTGGTAAGCACAGGCAAACCGGTGAAACATAAAAAGGAACGCGCGAAACCTGTAAAGGCCAAGGACAAGCTGAAGTCTCCGGTAGCAGCCAAGGACAAGCCCAaggaaaaaacgaaagcatCGCTTAAGACGGTTGTCAAGCAAAAGGCGAAAGTTCTATCCACCTCAGTGCTGTTAGTAGACGCAGCTGGGTCAGGTGATTCGCCGAGTAAAAACGGCACGGAACTCAAGTTGCGGCTGAAGCTTGAAAAACCAGATTCCATTGGCGTACGCGAAAGCGGCCTTGGCTCCCGTTCCGGTGGAATAAGTGCTCTACCGCCATCATTAACGGTTGCATCGACCGGAAGTATGCCTGCTGCGTCGGCAAACGCATCGGTGGACAGGTTAACGGTAGACAGCGATGGCACAGCGTTGCTGACGTCGCTACAGTTAAATCCTGCTTCCCAATCTCAGCAATTCATCGCTGCAACGTCGGTCCCCTCGGCAGTCACCAACGCCATGGGGAGTATCAGCGGTGGCAGCAGCTTTGTCTCTGTCCCGGCCCCGCTGGTTGCCAATGCGGCGGGAAACAGCGGAAATACCGGTAGCACAAACAGTATCGGCACTGCTGTGCAGACTTCATCTCCAGCAGGCGAGGAGTTGCGAGTGCCTCCGTTGCACATTAGCTTACGGGGTAAGAATTCCGTGGTGATCAAGAACTCCCGCAAAGATCGTAAGAAAAGCCAGAGCGGTGGCGAAGATGACAGCagtgacggtggtggtgttgcgaAACGATCCACCTTCAGCAAACGTAACTCCATTGACCTCAACGCACCAATCTCGAGCATGGTGGCCGTAACGGCAGGCCCAACAGTATCATTATCCCCACCTGCTTATCAAAACCACACTGCTGGATCGTCCAAAATGACTGTCTCCGATGTGCAATCGAGCACCGACCAGACAAGCGAGGCACAATTAGGCTCGCAGAAGCGAGCCGCATCAGATGCAGGGCATAGCAATGCGACTGCTACTGgaggcagcagcggcagcacatCCTCTGCCGGACACAGTCCGAACGGATACGTCTGTCCGGAGAAGAAGCGAAGACTCAGtaacggtggcagcagcataAGTCTAACCGCGAGTGGTGGTACCATTGCGGCGAGCACTGTATCGACTGTATCCGGCACGAGTATAGACAACaccgccagcagcaacagcagcagcagcggtgcagAAACAGCGTCCACGCCAACAACCGTAACTACCAGTGTGCAGGAAATTAATGACATCTACGAGTCGATCGTTACAACCAGTGAGAGCGTACCGATTGGTTCGACCAACGTCGGCACAGTACCTCCGACAAACTTGCTCCAATCGGCTACAAAAAACTCCAAGAGCTCCGGTGCGAATAATGCTAACAGCAATGGCAGCAACAAcataaacaataacaatatcaATATTAACAATAATGGTGGCAGTTACGGTAAGACTCAAAAAAATCTCGTCAAAGCTTCGGTAGATGGGGTTGCTGTGGGTGCGGCCACTGCGCCTCAGTCGCAACCGGCTACCGTGGATGCCCTTCCGTCGGCTGCGGAAGACTGTAAGAAAGGAGATAGTGCAGCTGTAACGTTAGCTTCATCGCCTTCATCCTCAGCGGAAGCGGCGTCCGTCAATTCAGGCAGCACTACAGCCGAACGCAACAATATcatcactaccaccatcatcaccacaacGGCCACCAatacaaccaccaccacaacatcTACCTCAAGTGAGAAATCCTCCACTGTTTTGGAAAGTCATCCTTCAGGGCAGCAACATTGCGGAGAAGAAGAATCGCCACAGCAAAATACGCTAAATAAAATTAACACCAGCATTGTACATCACGATCAtcagcatcaccatcatcattcgGATCAGGAGCATCATAGTAAAAACCGACCACCGGAGCAGTTGCTGGTAGACGTACCGTTGGAGGACAGTGGAAAGAATAGCAAACAGCAGGACAGCAACACTGCGGATGGTGCCATTGCCGATGTGCTCCCATTGGACGCCCCACCACCGACTGCTGCAGAGAAGGGTACGAATCCGTCGTCTACGTCCAGTTCGCCCCATTCTCCTGGCACGGCAAACGCTGTGTGCACTACCGCTGGTAGTGCCAGCTCGACGGGAACGATGGCAACTGCAGCGACGGTAGCGGCGGGCGTTGTATTGGGTGTAAATCATCATTTGCTTGGCCATACGAATGTCCGGGGCTCACCAGGATCTCAGGCGCAGGGTGAGGATAGTGGCATTGAATCGATGGATGCACTGTCGGAGAAAAGTCCCCATCAGCTGTCATCGCATAGCCCGCAGGGCTCGCATAGCAGCAGTGGCACAGGCAGTAACGTGAtgaacagcagtagcagtacaAACAGTAATAGCAGCACGCTAGAAGGAAAGCAAATGCCTTCCGTTGATAGTCCACAGTGTGATGAAAAAATGCTTGAAGGAAACGGTGCGGATGTTGTTGCCGTGCGGTCAGAGAAAAGCGGTTCACCTAAGGACGGAAAAGAGCTGGCCACTACACCATTGTTGGATGGCAGTATGGAGCACTACAACGATATTGAGGCGGCGTTGGCAAAGATGGAGGGTTTAAATGACCTCGCGGTCGCGATTAGCTGCAGTGGTGCCGATGCGAAGCTAAATGGCGATCATTCTATACTGCTAAAGCCGGGAGATTTGCTCGATCACAATCATCACGAAACTCTGGAGAGCATGGATCAGACGAATCTGAGAAAAATTCTTGACATAGACGTCGAAGATGATAGAAAGCAGCAGAGTATTATTGACCCTGAAAGTCTATTGAACGATGTCACCCACTTGAACACCAATCAGTCATCGGAGGAAAAACAGGGCATTAAGTTGACGAAAGATGACGATACAAAGATACagaaccaccaccagcatcagcaacaacagcagttaCTTTCCGATACTACGATGATTAAGAAAAAATCCGTTGCAGAAAAACGTGATGCCATCGGGAGCAGCAAGACTAAAACATCTGTAAAAGCGGCAGGCGTTGCTGGCAGAGAAAAGCATacacagcagccgcagcagcagcagcaatcacaACAGTCCCAGCAGTCTCAGCAGCACTTGTCTCCATCTGAATCCATCGAAACGGAAGGCAAACTACTCGCTAAGCACATTGTTGGCAACAACAATCTTCCGGAAGAGGAACACAAAATGTCACCGGTCACCACAAATGCAGCTCTCGATGCGAAAGTGTCCAGCGATGTTGACGGAAGCATCtctgcaacacaaaaaagtgtcGATGAATGCGGCAACAATAGTAAAAATATCCCTAGTGTGAAAAGCGAATGTGATAGTAAGGTAATAATGTTAGTGGACGATAAAAAACTCTTAGTTAAGTCTGATCCCGACGAGGCTATCGTTAGTAGTGTAAAGAAGAGTTTAAGAAAATCTTCTGACGAACGGCAGTCAGTTACCGTTGTCGCCACGGCTACCACACCGGCTGtttgtactgctgctgctgctgctgatgctgttgctgttgcgccAGTAACCGCCGAGACCACCACCTCCGTTACTGAGAAGCTTgaatcatcgtcatcatcatcatcatctccgACGCCTACAGCTGCGCAGCCatctgccacggcaagtccggTCGAAATGAAAGCGGATCCAAAAAGTCCTGATTCGGCTGATCCGCACATCGATCTGAAACCGCGTCATGAGCAACCACCGCTGTACAGTTATTCCAGTGAAAAAGCGCGTGAAAGACGTACGGCCGCTGCAGCTAGTGATGGAATTCAGTCTTCAGCTAATGGGAGCGCTCGGAGTGATGCAAGATCTCGTAGAAACTCGTCCGTGACATCGTTACCTGCCGAGGGTAGTGAGACCCATCCATCGGTTGATTCTGAGAACGAGTCGCCTAGTAGAGCACCAGCGAGTAAAAAGTCACCATCGGCAAACAGCACTGGCATGGAAGACGATAATACCACTATTGGAGGGAGTAGCACACGCACCTCGAAAGCAAGCGAACAATCGGGAGCTTCGAGCAAAAGTGCCGCCGATGGTCATTCGACATCCGAACAGCAACAGGGTAAGGAGATGCTAACTCAGCTCTCCATTGAAATCCCATCGAACTCGGATAGTGGAGAACATCGGATTCGGACTCGCGCATCCAGCAAATTGGAGAGTCCGCTGGAGCTTCCACCACGCCAGAGTCCGTCAGCGGCAACCTCAGTGGGACATGATTCGCATGGTTCCTCTGCTGTTGCAACCACTGGAGCAGGAGCCAGCAACGCCACCCACTCAGGGAGCAGTGCAATATCTGCGTCTAAAAATTGTAGCTCAGCAGGAACGGCTGGCGGTACTGCGAAGCAAAACGCTTCTGCTGTCACGTCCAACGCTGCCGGGGGCGGCAGTGTAGCCACAGCAGCCGGTGCCACTATTGGCAATGATCGGCAAAGCCCTAAATCGGCTGCAAATGCGATCCGACCGGCAGCCGCGAACAAACGGAAACGGCAAGGGTCGGAGAGCTCCAACCAGTCCGGAGTTAGCGATGATATTCCGACGCGTGCCAAGAAGTCCCGTAAAGCAACGACAGCTACCGACCCGGGCACGGCCGTCCATTCCGAAACGCCGAAGCCTGCGCTACGAAGATCGGCAGATAATACGCTCGCCAAGGGTCGCATGTCGAGAAAGGCGGCCAATGCggcagccgctgctgctgccgcggcagcagccgccgctAGTACAGCACCACCGACGGTTACTATTGTTGCGGATTCCTCCGACAGCGATGAACCTTTGATCGAAATCGCGG cagcagccgcagcagccgcagcagcaactgGTTCTGGAGATAAAGGTGCTCATTCCGCCGTTTCGTCCGGTGCCAGTGAAAGCACTATACCACCGTCATCCGCCTCGTTGCCGAAGGGGACTGCACCCACAACGAACCAGTCGACAAGTgggggtggtggtagtggcgaGAAAGAAAAATCACTTCGCAACCATCACAGTAAGAATGCGTCCGGTGTCAAGCAGCAGGGTGGAATTGCGCCACCGCCGTCTTCCACAGCATCGTCTCCTGAGTTGACCACGAGCACCATGACAGCTGCATCTTCCATCACACCCACCTCGAATGCCACTGGTAGCAATGGACCCACGCACAACGCCAATGCGAGTCCCGGCAGTGATAgtgctggcggtggtggtggtggtacgcaAAAATCCGCCACAAACAGCATTGGTGGTGTACCCTCAACTCCTGCAACGGTGGGTACTTCTGCGGATGAGAAAATCAGTACACGACGCAGCGTACGCATGACGTCATCGACGCTTTCCACGGCGGCGATGAACAATAAGGCAAAGGCTGCGGCGAATGCTTTGCTTCAGCAGAATTCCACCGCTGCTACAACCAACAACATCGACAGTAACCATCACGGGAATAGTACCACTGTCAATAATAATGCCGTGGTGAACGATGTTGCTGGAGCTGGCGGTTTATCAGCTGCCGCGGCCGGTCATGCGGACGGAGCCTCATCGGGTGGATTGAGTTCGGGCGGAGCCAATGGCAATCATAGCAGCAAAGTGGTAAATCATGTGAACCATCATCACGTGGGAACCGGTTTGAAGGGGTCCGGAACTTCGGGTGGGGTAGAGGCCATCGAAACCGGGACTGCGACAGAGCTGCGCCGTAAAACGAGAAGTGCAG CTGGACTCGAAGTCACCGTGACTGAGGGACGTCGAAGAAGGATCTCCCGAGATAGCAAGTGA